The genomic interval AGGACGGACTTCTCTGGCATTTGACCATTTTGCAGGTGGGTGCAGGGATGAAAGACAGACTCCGATTGCGTAGCAGTTTcctccattccaggtttaataaGAGCTTCATTACTAATTaggtttattttagtgtttctaaagctgagggaacacgaagccactttttcaggagcagcggcttgaaacctggttccaggagacctagtttgaggtttgctgtggcctgaaacctcgtctcctgaaaccaagttccaagccgcaCAGGGGctccgtgttccctcagcttaactgGCACGATTGAGAGTTTTCTAGTCACAGACGACGTTACAATAACCATGACGCTCCTGTTTTCGCAGTGGAATAGCGGAATACCCCTGAGTTTGAAACCATGAGCTCTGTGGCTGTCTTGACCGCGGAGAGCTTTGCCGAGCATCGCAGCGGCCTGAAGGATGAGGAGTTGGCAGGTAACTGtgcggcttggaacttggtttcaggagactataGGTTtcagggcttgttaccaggaggttcccagttcaaaaccccggctcagccactgactcactgtgtgtgtgacccagagcaaggaggttaagcgactcagggtcacacacagggagtcggtggctgagccggggatttgaacctcctggtatctcTAGCCGCTGGTCCCCCTAGCCTCCCTGTGCAGCTCTGGTGAGCTGGGTGTGTTTCTCCAGTGTGGTGTGCTTTGCTTTGCCCTGGCAGATGGAGTTCCCGTGGACGAAGCTTACATCCCCACCTACCTGGAGGCTTTCCCTCCCCTGCCGGAGAAGGGGGCTCCAGGGGAGACATCCAGCGAGTCGGGGGGTGCGTGGAGCAAGATCCGGCCAATCAAATCCTCCGTCATCACCCAGGTAGGGTTCCGCCGGTCCTGCAGAAACTCCCAACGAGATGGGGTCAGTCCTCGTGTCAGACGGGATGTGCATCTGTTTCGAAATGTTGGGTGGGTCCCTCCTAATCAAGCTGAGAGCCTTAGAGTctgtaaacaaagaaaaaagaggaGGCTTTTTTCTTCTATTCCTGCCTTCCCTTTCCTCTTCCCTTCATTCTCGCCCTTTCTCTCTGTTTTTCTTACTCTTTCCATCCATTCGTTTTCTTTCCTCCCtttctatttttctttcattcttttttctctcctttcttgCTTCTTCCCTGTATTTGCCTTTTTTCCTCCTTCTCTGTCCTTCTTCCATCCCTCTCTTTCCCACCTGTACTGTAGTGGTTTGTTTCCCTTTCCCTCTTTCTTTAATtccttcccttctttctctcgctctctgtttttctttccttcctttctgtttttcctttttccttccctccccccctctctcggtctctctcctcccctctgcGCTTGTCTcaccccctcccttctctctctgcaGGTGTTTCACGTCCCTCTGGAAGAGCGCAGGTACAAGGACAACAGCCAGTTTGGAGAGGGGGAGGAGGCCAAGCTGTGCCTGGACATCATGCAGAAGACGGGGGCCCACATTGAGCTGTCTCTGGCCAAGGACCAGGGCCTGTCCATCATGGTGACGGGAAAACTGGACTCCGTGATGAAGGCACGCAAGGAGATCGTCGCTCGGCTCCAGACTCAAGTAATTTCAGTCTCCAGttcatttcatgagtcttcccctcctttctcaaatgcacaaacccgctgcattgaaagaatccattcccaacacaggaggcttgttgctagggagttgacgtcactgccttgtgactttaGCTGGTGCATTGCTGCCtcgctggctaaaataaaaaccgcttcagcaaggagatatttaatttattattattattattattcacagtacaagtattaatacaattaagagcaagataaaatacaatgacttcggttctagcaagtacaagtatatgataaaatacgattcaataacggagcagataagtgtcagtgatatttacatcaggatataattaaatacaaaatactacagattaaataacacttgttatttaatctgtatagCACAATAAGGCAAAGTACTTTGTCTTATTGCGCtatacgtgtgtatatgataacagtacaatattaatgctttgtttttaatggttttgtgtgttgttctttgtgatgtgcagtataaAATAAAAGCTTAGGCAcacgcagttagacagtaaaaatggggagccaactccagggctgcgatatatccgaatccgcaggatagcgaggggcgatataacgagggctGGGTGTATATTGGACAggaagtacaatacaatacagtttacacttcTATAGAGCCTTGCCTCTCAAGGATCCCAATCTGCAGTTAGAAGTCCCAGCTTCCCAACCATAGTCAATAATCAATCATTCAAAAGCTCTAGGGGGGCGATAATTAAACCGTTCAAGGGGGGCTCTCGAAACAAAGGCCACGCTGATCATAAAAAAGGTTGTTGCCCGACTCGGGCATGCGTACCAGCCTCTCAGCGCTGCCGTGTGTCCCCACAGGCCTCGGCCACTGTCGGCATCCCCAAGGAGCACCATCGCTTTGTGATCGGCAAGAACGGGGAGAAGCTGCAGGAGCTGGAGCTCAAGACAGCCACCAAGATCAACATCCCGCGCCCTGAGGACCCCAGCACCCAGATCAAGATCACCGGCACCAAGGAGGGCATCGAGAAGGCCAGGCACGAGGTCCTGCTCATCTCAGCAGAGCAGGTATAGACATCTGCACCCTgccaccctgcaccctgcaccctacaccctacactCCCTCTGCATTGAGCAAGCCTAGCACGAGGTCCTGCTCATCTCAGCAGAGCAGGTATAGACatctgcaccctgcaccctgccccCTACATCCTACACTCCCTCTGCATCGAGAAGGCCAGGCACGAGGTCCTGCTCATCTCAGCAGAGCAGGTATAGACATCTGCACCCTgccaccctgcaccctacaccctgcaccctacactcCCTGTGCATCGAGAAGGCCAGGCACGAGGTCCTGCTCATCTCAGCAGTGCAGGTATAGACATCTGCACCCTGCCACCCTGCCCCCTACATCCTACACTCCCTCTGCATCGAGAAGGCCAGGCACGAGGTCCTGCTCATCTCAGCAGAGCAGGTATAGACATCTGCACCCTGCCCCCTACTCCCTGCACCCTACTCCTAAAAGATAGCTAGGAGAATATTTTCAAGTCCCGACCAGATCCTTCGGCGCACATTGCCCGCATCTGTTCTGCAGCCCTGTCTCCCCACCCCcgctcactctctctgtctccccctgcaggACAAGCGGGCGGTGGAGCGCGTGAGCCTGGAGAAGGCCTTCCACCCCTTCATCGCGGGCGCGTACAACAAGCAGGTGCAGGAGCTGTGCCAGGAGACGGGCGCGCGCATCAACATCCCGCCCCCTAGCGTCTTCAAGGACGAGATCATCATCACCGGGGAGAAGGAGCCCGTGGCACAGGCCCTGGCACGCATCCACGCCATCTACGAAGACAAGGTGCCATGGCAGTTACAACACAATTGCGTTCAATTGCAATGGTATTTACAATGGCGCTGCAGTAATGGTATTTATAATGACACTAAAAAATTAACAGAAAAAGCTGCACACACGAACATGTGGACTCTGTTTATTCTACCCAGCAGTGATCACagatacaaacacacaaacatactAGAGAACGATTATTCAAACAAACAggggagtcactgaaagtggttGAAAATCCGAGAACgttctctgtgtaaaacacaacatggtaattataattattattatttatttcttagcagacgcccttatccagggcgacttacaattgttataagatatcacattatttttacatacaattacccatttatacagttgggtttttactggagcaatctaggtaaagtaccttgctcaagggtacagcagcagtgtcccccccacctgggattgaacccacgaccctccggtcaagagtccagagccctaaccactacgccacactgctgccccaattaaTTACACATTACACAATTACATTGGTAATTATAATGAATTACACATTAGACATTGGTAATTGACCTCGGTTCTGACATAAGCACAACTTGTGctcaaaaatatgtatttggcACGTAACAGGTTAATAATAAGAAACTACGAAAGTTTCGACGAGAGCGGCTCttatcccccctccctcctcttcctcctcttcctcctcagaAGCGCAAGACCACCACGATCTCGGTGGAGGTGAAGAAGTCCCAGCACAAGTACATCATCGGACCGAAGGGCACCACGCTGCAGGAGATCCTGGACGCCACGGGGGTGTCTGTGGAGATGCCCCCCCTGGACTCGGGCTCCGAGACCATCATCCTGCGGGGGGAGCCCGACAGTCTGGGGCCCGCGCTCACGCAGGTCTACGCCAAGGTAGGGGAGCCGGGGGGGGGGCACCGTGGGAGGCTGAAATGTTCAGTTGTGTGTTTCTAAAGAATTCGGTGGCTCCCTGTAATCAAGTTGAGAGGGTACAGGGAGGGGTGAGGGGTACAGGGAGGGGTACAGTGAGGGTACAGGGAGGGGTACAGTGAGGGTACAGGGAGGTGGGCAGGGTACAGGGAGgggtacagtgagcatacagggAGGGGTACAGTGAGGGTACAGGGAGATGGGCAGGGTACAGGGAGGGGTACAGTGAGGTGGGAGGGTACAGTGAGGTGGGAGAATACAGGGAGGGGTATAATGAGGGTACAGTGAGGTGGGAGAATACAGGGAGGGGCATAATGAGGGTACAGGGAGGGGTACAGTGAGGTTGGAGAATACAGGGAGGGGCATAGTGAGGGTACAGGGAGGGGTACAGTGAGGTGGGAGAATACAGGGAGGGGTATAATGAGGGTACAGGGAGGGGTACAGTGAGGTTGGAGAATACAGGGAGGGGCATAGTGAGGGTACAGAGAGGGGTACAGGGAGGTGCGAGGGTACAGGGAGGTAGGCGAGGTACAGGGAGGTGGGAAGGTACAGGGAGGTGGGAGAATACAGCAAGGGGTACAGTGAGGTACAGGGATGGTACAGGGAGGATTAGAGTTAGAGTTACACTCTCAGTGAAATTCTAAGAGTAGTGGCTGCTGATAGGTTGCAGTGGGGGACTTGGCTTCTAATGTCGATTACTCTCCTCATCGCGCTGCAGTGGACCCTGGTGAGCTCAGGCAGGGCTGGCCTCCACGCTCTGgttgatctctctctctttctctctgccaGGCTAAGAGTGTGCTGGTGTCTGAGGTGACGGCTCCAGCCTGGCTGCATCGCTTTATCATCGGGAAGAAAGGGCAGAACATCGGGCACATCACCCAGCAACTCCCCAAGGTGAGTCCCACACACACAGCTGGgagggaaataagactctcagatctccagtacagcactgagttctctatactagactgtattgaattagctggctctcagatccccagtacagcactgagttctctatactagactgtattgaattagctggctctcagatccccagtacagcactgagttctctatactagactgtattgaattagctggctctcagatccccagtacagcactgagttctctacactagactgtattgaattagctggctctcagatccccagtacagcactgagttctctatcctagactgtattgaattagctggctctcagatccccagtacagcactgagttctctacactagactgtattgaattagctggctctcagatccccagtacagcactgagtttgtgtttgtgttgcaggttCACATCGAGTTCACTGACGGAGAGGAGAAGATCACGCTGGAGGGACCCACAGAGGAGGTGGAGCAAGCCCAGGCACTGATACAGGAGATGATCAAGGAGCTGGTCAGAACACGCGCTGCTGTACCCTCTCCCTGTGCCCTCCCGCCCCATACTGTACCCCTCCCTGTACATATCGCTGTACTCTCACCCGTCCTGTACCCCTCACTCACCCCTCCTGGTTCTCTCCCTGTACCCCTAACTGAACCCTCATCCCTCAATCCCCGATAACTATAGCTTACCTTATAAAGGTTCCCCATAGCGTAATAAATCATGGGGAAGCAAGGGGAATAAAACAGGCTAATTCCAGGGCTTAAAAGAATGAGCTACGAAGATTGAGTAAACGTTGGAGaaagacagatatatatatatatatatatatatatatatatatatataatgtttgtttttttttaaatatgagacCTCCAAAGTGATGGCAatatctacagctctggccaaaagtttcgcattaccctctatatagaattaactaattctgcttcataaagtcgaatgaaacctgctggataatgttctgttaacatattgagttacacaccgctttgtagttttcctgtATACTTCTACGAAAAAGCTAATGTGACATTTcgcaaatctaacatgaaatgctactgtactactattatggctcccGGTATagactcccccccaccccccacccccccgagatcattttgtagtgtcttcGATTACACAATGTCAAATAAATTCtgttcatattgttttgtttttaaattatgtctcactCCTACAATTCTAGGCAATGTAAAActctttggccagagctgtatttgATAGCTTTACTGTCCTTTTGTGTTCTTCCCCCGCAGCTCCTCCGGATGGATTACACCGAAGTGAGGATCGACCAGCGCTTTCACAGGCACCTGATCGGAAAGAACGGAGCCAACAGTGAGTTCAACAGCCAAGAACGATGACCTGCAGCTCTGCTGTAAAGCTGAAACTTTTACGACTTCACGAAAATCACCTGCGGTAATAAACCAGGGGGTTAGAAACTCACGCGAGTCCAGAGCTCACAGTCAGAGCGACACTGCGGTCCATGGTGAAGGGCTGAAAACCTCAGGAGAGTTTTAGGGAACAGCGATGAGAAGCTGTTTGCCCTTGGAAGTACAGAGTGTTATCgttttaaatgatcaggagccaggagtgtCAGCTTAGATAGTCATATCAAACAGCAGCTCTAAATTCCTTCATCACCCCCTGCCCCatctctctgcctccctctcccctctcatctccctgcctccctctcctattcccctctccccatctccctgcctccctcctctgtcctcacctcctccctttcCCACTCTCTTTCCCCActcccccctgtctctctcccctctccccatctccctgcctccctcctgTCCTCACCTCCCTTTCCACTTTCCCATTCTCTTTCCCCACTCCCCGTCGCTCTCCCcatctccctgcctccctcctctGTCTTCACCTCCTCCCTTTCCCCACTCCCCCCTGTCCCCCTCCCCTCTCGCTCCTCTCTGTCCCCAGTAAACCGGATGAAGGAGCAGTACAAGGTGTGTGTGCGAGTCCCACAGGACGTGGAGAGGAGCAGTCTGGTTCGGATCGAGGGGGAGCTCCAGGGGGTGCAGCTGGCACGCAAGGAGCTGCTGGAGCTGTCAGCCAGGATGGTAcgggagtgtgtctgtgtgcctgggATTTACATGAACAGTGAACCTCTCACTTAACCCTGTTATAAGTTTACCACAGTCAATTTACACtgtgattttgcagttttttccccccatgctttccccatgtttATACTTTCTCCCTGTCTGCATGGGTGTCTGTgtgcctatgtgtgtgtgtgtgtatgtctttgtctgggtgtgtgtgtgcatgtatgcgtgtgcatgtgtgtgcgtgagtgcgtgcgtgcgtgcggcTCTCATTCTGTCCCTGCAGTTTCTCACTGCTCCTCTGCTGGTTCCCAGGAGAACGAGCGCACCAAGGACCTCATAATCGAGCAGCGCTTTCACCGCACCATCATCGGACAGAAGGGAGAAAAGATAAAGGAGGTCCGGGACAAGTTCCCTGAGGTGAGGAGCGGCCGTTACAGCTCAGTGAAGCATAGCAAAGTGGAGtgcagcacagtgaaaacatggtgaagcattgtaaagcacagagaggtgtggtaaagcatagggaagcattgtaaagcacagagaggtatggtaaagcatagggaagcattgtaaagcacagagaggtgtggtaaagcatagggaagcattgtacagcacagagaggtctggtaaagcatagggaagcattgtaaagcacagagaggtctggtaaagcatagggaagcattgtaaagcacagagaggtgtggtaaagcataaggaagcattgtaaagcacagagaggtctggtaaagcatagggaagcattgtaaagcacagagaggtctggtaaagcatagggaagcattgtaaagcacagagaggtctggtaaagcatagggaagcattgtaaagcacagagaggtgtggtaaagcatagggaagcattgtaaagcacagagaggtgtggtaaagcatagggaagcattgtaaagcacagagaggtctggtaaagcatagggaagcattgtaaagcacagagaggtctggtaaaacatagggaagcattgtaaagcacagagaggtctggtaaagcatagggaagcattgtaaagcacagagaggtctggtaaagcatagggaagcattgtaaagcacagagaggtgtggtaaagcatagggaagcattgtaaagcacagagaggtgtggtaaagcatattaccacaccacgcggccgtgcctttaccaggggagaccctcggggaccccaaGTTTTTagtttaacttgttttttttttgtttccaggtCATCATAAACTTCCCTGACCCGGCTCAGAAGAGCGACATCGTGCAGCTCCGCGGGCCCAAGAACGAGGTGGAGAAGTGCGTCAAGTACCTACAGAGAGGCATCGCTGAACTGGTGAGACTGCCCTGGACTCAcacagggagggagagggggagacagtcgctgacaatcaggtgagggtcattccTGGTGAAACGAGTGCAGAAACAGCGGCTCGGGTTTGTGGCAATCGCTGCTTTTTCTTACTctgcggagaacagcgatccacgcAAACCCAAGCAGCAGTTTCCGCGCTCGTTCCCCTCGGAGCggtgaatcagcccgatcgacaccagcgaCCCTCGCCTGCGGAGAGCAATCAGATAATTGCTTTGTGCGGCGGGCTGAGATACCCGTTCATGAGAGAACTTCTTGATTGTGCCTGTCCGGCTGAATTGACCCTGCTGCATTTCTCTCCTAGATTGAGAACAGTTTCTCCATCTCGGTCCCCATCTTCAAGCAGTTCC from Acipenser ruthenus chromosome 50, fAciRut3.2 maternal haplotype, whole genome shotgun sequence carries:
- the LOC117404636 gene encoding vigilin isoform X2 — translated: MSSVAVLTAESFAEHRSGLKDEELADGVPVDEAYIPTYLEAFPPLPEKGAPGETSSESGGAWSKIRPIKSSVITQVFHVPLEERRYKDNSQFGEGEEAKLCLDIMQKTGAHIELSLAKDQGLSIMVTGKLDSVMKARKEIVARLQTQASATVGIPKEHHRFVIGKNGEKLQELELKTATKINIPRPEDPSTQIKITGTKEGIEKARHEVLLISAEQDKRAVERVSLEKAFHPFIAGAYNKQVQELCQETGARINIPPPSVFKDEIIITGEKEPVAQALARIHAIYEDKKRKTTTISVEVKKSQHKYIIGPKGTTLQEILDATGVSVEMPPLDSGSETIILRGEPDSLGPALTQVYAKAKSVLVSEVTAPAWLHRFIIGKKGQNIGHITQQLPKVHIEFTDGEEKITLEGPTEEVEQAQALIQEMIKELLLRMDYTEVRIDQRFHRHLIGKNGANINRMKEQYKVCVRVPQDVERSSLVRIEGELQGVQLARKELLELSARMENERTKDLIIEQRFHRTIIGQKGEKIKEVRDKFPEVIINFPDPAQKSDIVQLRGPKNEVEKCVKYLQRGIAELIENSFSISVPIFKQFHKNIIGKGGANIKKIREETNTKIDLPTENSNSEVIVITGKKPHCEAARDRILAIQRELANIKEAEVSIPARLHNSLIGAKGRLVRAVMEECGGAHIHFPAEGSGSDKVTIRGPVEEVERAKRQLLQLAEEKQINNYTVELQAKPEYHKFLIGRGGGNIRKVRDRTGARIIFPASEEKDLELITIVGKEEAVRLAQRELEELIKNLDNVIEDSMAVEPRYHRHFVSRRGQVLREIAEEYGGVTVSFPRTGVQSDRVTLKGAKDCVEAAKRRIQDIIQHLEAQVTVECVIPQKFHRAVMGVKGSKVQQITRDHNVQIKFPEREESLGVEPHPLENGDLSPEAELVPKKCDIIVISGLKEKCEAAHAALMALVPVTVDVDVPFDLHRYIIGQKGAGIRKMMEEYEVNISVPQPELQCDVIKITGLVESVERARLGLQERVKELMAEQQDRSEAKSDRVDRS